A genomic window from Helicobacter suis HS1 includes:
- a CDS encoding epoxyqueuosine reductase QueH — MSDLNTTKVDTPTSIFVHICCSVDSHYFLQELRKLYPNIPLTGFFYNPNIHPFTEYQLRLQDVKRSCKMLDISLIEGDYTLDSWLKATKGLEQEKEKGARCSICFDVRLETSAQMALMLGKQHFSTTLLSSPMKEQEVLKTQGELIGKRYGLEFVYLNVRAKGGVTKQNTLAKQDKLYRQNYCGCYFALNDQREAQNKPCIELISFLDRQIHPASITHRLELFKQRAILEEKQQNYELLQQSLQTYLLCRGLVKIHDKTLPSHILKHSMEKKVTIKDLQIQRISLKPTLGEKICSQQYHFDLKPQNMELGFSVKDETLFLDTKGTSTLLNTPHKPLKALKLSYDQELYIREKLVGTESIQPIIIVEDLRLLQSPISVEIVAQFFTHKNFYLVQTP; from the coding sequence ATGAGTGATTTAAACACTACAAAGGTTGATACCCCAACCTCTATATTTGTACATATTTGTTGTTCTGTAGATAGCCACTATTTTTTACAAGAATTAAGAAAGCTTTACCCTAATATTCCTTTAACAGGCTTTTTTTATAACCCTAATATCCACCCCTTTACAGAGTATCAGCTACGACTCCAAGATGTCAAGCGTTCTTGTAAAATGCTAGATATTTCCCTAATAGAGGGTGATTATACTTTAGACTCATGGTTAAAAGCGACTAAGGGGTTAGAACAAGAGAAAGAAAAAGGGGCTCGGTGTAGTATCTGTTTTGATGTGCGTTTAGAAACTAGTGCACAAATGGCGCTTATGCTAGGTAAGCAGCATTTTAGTACAACTCTTCTCTCCTCTCCTATGAAAGAACAAGAAGTTTTAAAAACACAGGGGGAGTTGATTGGAAAAAGATATGGCCTAGAGTTTGTTTATTTAAATGTCCGCGCTAAGGGAGGTGTTACTAAGCAAAATACATTAGCAAAACAAGATAAACTGTATCGCCAAAATTACTGCGGGTGTTATTTTGCCCTTAATGATCAAAGGGAAGCGCAAAACAAACCATGTATAGAATTAATCAGCTTTTTAGATCGCCAAATCCACCCAGCTAGTATAACCCACCGCCTAGAACTTTTCAAACAACGCGCTATTTTAGAAGAAAAACAACAAAATTATGAACTTTTACAACAAAGTTTGCAGACCTATTTACTTTGTAGGGGTTTAGTTAAGATCCATGATAAGACACTTCCTAGCCATATTCTAAAACACTCTATGGAAAAGAAAGTTACTATTAAAGATCTACAGATTCAAAGGATTTCTTTAAAACCCACCTTAGGCGAAAAAATATGTAGCCAACAATACCATTTTGATCTAAAGCCTCAAAATATGGAATTAGGTTTTAGTGTGAAAGATGAAACTTTATTTTTAGATACAAAGGGTACTAGTACTCTACTAAATACACCACACAAACCGCTAAAGGCTCTTAAACTAAGCTACGATCAAGAGCTTTATATCCGCGAAAAACTAGTTGGCACAGAAAGTATCCAGCCTATTATTATTGTAGAAGACTTGCGCCTTCTCCAATCTCCAATTTCTGTAGAGATTGTAGCCCAATTCTTCACACATAAAAACTTCTATCTAGTACAAACCCCCTAA
- a CDS encoding nitroreductase family protein, which translates to MVLQGARKEQILPFVYFNTKVVQTCAALVVVGYMHAGALTADYLNQFFTQEYRQRVAQGVQTLLKDRLRNEQVLIEAYMKEQCYIAVGQMTLAATLMGVDSCIMGGFEAEKIHEVLNAYINPPNIACLVALGKAAMPTTIKARKEKGSAIRYL; encoded by the coding sequence ATCGTACTTCAAGGTGCGCGCAAAGAGCAAATTTTACCCTTTGTCTATTTCAACACGAAAGTGGTACAAACCTGTGCGGCTTTAGTGGTGGTGGGTTATATGCATGCTGGCGCGCTCACTGCTGATTATCTGAATCAATTTTTTACTCAAGAATACCGCCAAAGAGTGGCTCAGGGTGTACAGACTTTATTAAAAGATCGCCTACGCAACGAACAAGTTTTGATTGAAGCTTACATGAAAGAGCAATGCTATATCGCTGTGGGCCAGATGACTTTAGCAGCGACTTTAATGGGTGTGGATTCTTGTATTATGGGGGGATTTGAGGCTGAAAAAATCCATGAAGTCCTTAATGCCTATATCAATCCGCCTAATATTGCCTGTTTAGTTGCTCTAGGTAAAGCTGCCATGCCCACCACGATCAAAGCACGCAAAGAGAAAGGGAGTGCGATTAGGTATCTATAG
- a CDS encoding glycosyltransferase translates to MTDPIKGYDLLEQALEKLNPHLEVEFVIFGSQFLKISLLPFKTHFLGRLSDATSLVALYNALDVTLAPSRQENLSNIVMESLACCTPVVAFVVGGLLDLITHQENGYLARPFEIEDLKAGIEWVLTTQDYTRLCEHARNSVLDRFSEHVIARQMLNLYKEILHKI, encoded by the coding sequence ATAACAGATCCAATTAAAGGCTATGATCTTTTAGAGCAGGCTTTAGAAAAACTTAATCCCCATTTAGAGGTAGAATTTGTGATTTTTGGATCGCAATTCTTAAAAATATCCCTTCTTCCCTTTAAGACTCACTTTTTAGGGCGTTTGAGTGATGCAACTAGTTTAGTTGCGCTTTATAATGCTCTAGATGTTACATTAGCACCTAGCCGTCAGGAAAATCTCTCTAATATTGTTATGGAAAGTCTTGCTTGTTGCACCCCTGTGGTGGCTTTTGTTGTAGGAGGGCTTTTAGATTTAATCACCCACCAAGAAAATGGCTATTTAGCACGCCCTTTTGAGATTGAGGATTTAAAAGCGGGAATAGAATGGGTACTGACTACTCAAGATTATACTAGGCTTTGTGAGCATGCCCGTAACTCTGTATTAGATCGTTTCAGCGAACATGTGATCGCACGGCAAATGTTAAATTTATACAAAGAGATTTTACATAAAATATAA
- a CDS encoding glycosyltransferase family 8 protein codes for MITIPIVMAFDLNYYVAGGVAMYSLLMHAAQERKGEPLFYKIHLLIQGLDFSHQQELVKIAAPFADFSAIIFHDIDEKRSGFGKFFEQNTTPLLPYLRPALLKRFSSLVLYRLFLSSLFPEYDKIIACDVDMLFERDISPAYFAFDTDEPYYLAAVRENWHKNVEHLEETYRNTAKDLGAGSDINSRADMEALFCCCINVGFIVANLKKWREDDLESRMIAIFKEKGSKLVAFEQEVINLACLGQILELPRIYNYVADVFNDYSEIQTPVVWHFLGHKPWKVYRGGGDRDSL; via the coding sequence ATGATCACCATTCCTATCGTGATGGCTTTTGATTTGAATTATTATGTTGCTGGGGGAGTGGCTATGTATTCTCTACTCATGCACGCTGCACAAGAAAGAAAAGGGGAGCCCCTGTTTTATAAAATCCACCTGCTAATACAAGGTCTGGATTTTTCCCACCAACAAGAACTGGTGAAAATTGCTGCCCCTTTTGCTGATTTTTCTGCGATTATCTTTCACGATATTGACGAAAAGCGATCAGGGTTTGGAAAATTCTTTGAGCAAAATACCACCCCTCTTCTCCCCTATTTGCGCCCTGCACTCTTAAAGCGCTTTTCAAGTCTAGTTCTCTACCGCCTTTTTTTAAGTTCTCTCTTTCCTGAGTATGACAAAATTATAGCCTGCGATGTGGATATGCTCTTTGAGCGCGATATAAGCCCTGCTTACTTTGCCTTTGACACAGACGAGCCCTATTATCTTGCAGCCGTTAGGGAAAATTGGCATAAGAACGTAGAACATTTAGAAGAAACTTATAGGAATACTGCTAAAGACTTGGGTGCTGGATCAGATATTAATTCTAGGGCAGATATGGAGGCGCTTTTTTGTTGTTGTATTAATGTTGGCTTTATTGTGGCTAATCTTAAAAAGTGGCGCGAAGATGACTTAGAGAGCCGTATGATTGCAATTTTTAAAGAAAAGGGGTCTAAACTTGTTGCCTTTGAACAAGAAGTGATCAATCTTGCCTGCCTAGGGCAAATTTTAGAATTGCCCCGTATTTATAACTATGTAGCAGATGTTTTTAACGACTATTCTGAAATACAAACCCCTGTGGTGTGGCATTTTTTGGGCCATAAGCCATGGAAAGTTTATAGGGGGGGGGGGGACAGAGATTCGCTTTAA
- a CDS encoding structural protein, with translation MPQEHLNRPSYELGVKQASGAKVEQNFIRNPLKSQEPKLLSYKPVSEIYKEAKAKGLSYAEFKALRDQNTRLYLENTITPKSTAEVIKEARALGLKADEAIKAIKQNQKASLAGLKENERPIAVGEAITMQKLNGYSSSISLDDTHIYPLDFVVVKTSDVKPNMQAKSGVQTRTRGKLMRYESAPPIAGSSNGDGWYYVFHSRHDSAARHLAFDNVCLPRKHPFWQNHTPPLDWGCRCEIAMWSERQIKAKGIAVTQNIPTSGGLKRGVLSVIITSF, from the coding sequence ATGCCACAAGAGCACCTTAACCGCCCTAGTTATGAGCTAGGAGTTAAGCAAGCGTCCGGCGCAAAGGTAGAACAGAACTTTATAAGAAACCCCCTTAAAAGTCAAGAGCCTAAACTACTCTCTTACAAACCTGTATCAGAGATATACAAGGAGGCTAAAGCTAAAGGTTTAAGCTATGCGGAGTTTAAAGCACTAAGAGATCAAAATACAAGGCTTTATTTAGAAAATACAATAACACCTAAGAGTACCGCCGAAGTGATCAAAGAGGCTAGAGCTCTAGGATTAAAGGCAGATGAGGCGATCAAGGCCATTAAGCAAAATCAAAAGGCTAGCTTAGCCGGCCTTAAAGAAAATGAAAGACCTATTGCAGTAGGGGAAGCTATTACTATGCAGAAGTTAAATGGCTACTCAAGTAGTATTAGCCTAGATGATACCCATATTTACCCATTAGATTTTGTGGTGGTTAAAACTTCAGATGTTAAGCCTAATATGCAGGCTAAAAGCGGGGTGCAGACCCGCACGCGCGGTAAATTAATGCGCTATGAAAGTGCCCCACCCATTGCGGGCAGTAGCAATGGCGATGGCTGGTATTATGTGTTTCATAGTAGGCACGATAGCGCCGCGCGGCATTTGGCCTTTGATAATGTTTGTCTACCAAGAAAGCACCCCTTTTGGCAGAATCACACCCCGCCACTTGATTGGGGTTGTCGGTGTGAGATTGCCATGTGGTCAGAAAGACAGATCAAGGCCAAAGGAATAGCGGTTACTCAAAATATCCCTACAAGTGGGGGACTGAAGCGGGGGGTTTTGAGCGTGATAATAACAAGTTTTTAG